Within Psychrobacter sp. AH5, the genomic segment GTGGTACAAGCTGTCGAAGTTGCTAAGTTTGGCCCTTGCAGATTATGCTTAATGGCGACTAAGCCTGCTGCCATATTGACGATAGAGCCTGGAATGATAAAGGGCGAGACTTTTTTGGCACCTTTGTCTCGCAAGGTGTCACGGCTGTTTTCGATAGTTTGGATACCGCCGATCCCTGATCCTAGTATAATACCAAAACGCTGTTGGTCGACATTATTCACCGGAGCATCATCAGCACTTACTTCGTCGATAAATCCCGCGTCTTTTAGCGCCATGTTCGATGCTGCGATACCGTAATGGATAAATTCATCATAACGCCGCGCATCTTTAGCATTCATATAATTTTTGGCATCAAAGTCTTTGACGGTGGCTGCAAATTGAGTACGATATTCGCTGGCGTCAAAATGCTCAATAGGGGTGATGCCACTCTCGCCTGCCAATAGACGCATCCAGGTGCTCTCAACGTCCAAACCCAAGGGAGTAATAGCACCCAGGCCGGTGACTACGACGCGGCTATCATCTGAGCGCTCATGATGTGGCGGCTTTTGACGAGAGTTTTTCTGTTGGCTCATACCCTGTTTCCTATACTATAAATGCTAAAATAATATTATTTTAGCAGCCATTATAAAACATATAAGTGTACGTTTGTAAACTTAGATTGATGGGTCACGCAAAACAAACTTGCCCTAATACCACGCCTTTATTAGCGCCCGTTACCGCTGGCAGGTTACCGGTTTCTCCCATTAATGTCTGACGGGCTAACCAAGCAAAAGCTACCGCCTCTACCCAAGTCGGCTCAAGTCCCAAATCAGCAGTAGTCGCTACTGAGCAATGAGGCAGATGCGCTTGCAAGCGCTGCATCAGATAGCCATTTAACGCGCCGCCGCCGCAAACATAAACGCTGCTATTATCCTCATCTTTAATAAAGCTATTGATCTGATCGCAGGCACTAATCGCTGTCAGCTCAGTCAAGGTAGCTTGCACATCAGCCGCCGAATAGCGAATGGCCGTAGAGGCTTGATCGAATTTTTGTAGCTCGGTCTGTAGCCAGTCTAAATTGAAGTCCTCACGGCCGGTACTTTTGGGATAAGGCTGAGCAAAAAAGGGATGCTCTAATAGCTGATTAAGCAGGGGTTCGACGACTTGCCCTGATTGCGCCCAAGTACCGCCAGCATCATAGTCTTTGTCGATATGCTGTTTGGCCCAAGCGTCCAATAATAAATTGGCCGGGCCCGTATCGTAGCCGATGACGGGATTATCGTTTACTGGTAGCACAGTAATATTAGCGATACCGCCTAAATTGAGTAATACTCGCGTGCTCTCAGGCTTGGCAAATAACGCTTGATTAAAAGCGGGTACTAATGGCGCTCCTTGACCACCAACCGCCATATCACGGCGGCGAAAGTCATTAACGACACTAATGCCGGTACGCTCCGCGATGATATTGGCATCGATAAGTTGCAAGCTAAAGCCAGCTTGCGGACGATGGCGAACAGTTTGACCATGACAGCCAATAGCTAGTATTGACTCTGTATCCACGTCCGCTTGCTGCAATAAGCGATTGACCACTTTACTGGCAAACTTGGAGTATTGTGTACTGGCCCAGCCGAACCAATCGAGCTCGCTATTTAGCTCAGCAGGCTCATCAAACTGTAGGGTTAATTTATTGGTACCGTTAGGCTCACATAATGCTAATAATACCTCACGTAGGCGCGCTGAGAAATCTTCACTATAGCTGGCTAGTAATTGCATAGGCTGTTGCGAATCTGCACTATCGCTACTGAACTGACATAACACCACATCCATACCATCTAAGCTAGTTCCCGACATCATACCTATATATAAGCCGTCATCGAAGTTTTCAAAGACGGTTTGCTCTAGAGCATCAGTTAAGGCGGCGTAATTTAGGTCATCTTGGGTGCTCTCTTTAGGTTCAGAGAAGTTCTTATTATCACTATTAAAAGTAGAGACAGGCTTACTCATGGCAATTTTCCTCAAAAAACGCTAATATATCTGCCAAATTCTAACATTATTTAGACTCTTACAAGATTCTAAAATCTGTAAGAGGTTTATTCGCTAATAAAGACACTATTTTTATAACTCAGAGAACACTATGACCGATCATTCCTACAGTATAGAAGAGCAATTAGCGCTTATTCAACGCGGTACGCAAGAGATTTTATCAGAAGACGATTTAGTCAAAAAACTTAAACTGAATCGTCCGCTACGTATCAAGGCCGGCTTTGATCCCACTGCACCGGATTTGCATCTAGGTCATACGGTTTTGATCAATAAGCTCAAGCATTTTCAGGATTTAGGTCATGAGATTTACTTCTTGATCGGTGATTATACCGCTAAGATTGGTGATCCTTCTGGTAAGAACAGCACGCGCCCGCCACTGACTGATGAGCAAATCAAAGTTAATGCGCAGACTTACGCCGAGCAAGTATTTAAGATTTTGGACAAAGAGAAAACTAAGATTGTCTTTAACTCGGAATGGTTCAAGGATATGTCAGCGGCAGATATGATTCAGTTGTCAAGCCAGCTGACAGTATCGCGGATGCTTGAGCGTGATGATTTCTCTAAACGTTATGCGGCGCAAACGCCGATTGCCATTCATGAGTTTCTCTATCCGCTAGTGCAAGGTTACGATTCTATCGCGCTTGAAGCGGATGTCGAGCTTGGCGGTACCGATCAGACTTTTAATATTTTGATGGGTCGCACCTTGCAAGGTCGTTATGGGCAAGAGCCACAAGTGTGCATTACTGTGCCAATTTTGGAAGGTTTAGACGGCGTTAATAAAATGTCTAAATCCTTGAACAATTACGTCGGTATTTATGATGCGCCGGGCACCATGTACCAAAAAATCCTTTCTATGCCGGACACACTGATCCGTCGCTACTTTGAGTTTTTGAGCTTTAAGCCAATGGAAGAGATTGATGACTTGATGGTAGAGATGGAAAAAGGCCGCAATCCCCAAGAGATCAAACGTATCCTTGCCGAAGAGCTCATTGAACGTTTTCATGATAGCGACGCAGCTGCCAATGCGCATAAATCTGCTGGTAACGTTTTAGCCGATGGCGAGTTGCCTGTTGATTTGCCAGAAGTCACTTTAGATTTGGATGGTCAGGACGCATTATTTATCACCCAAATCCTCAATCAAGCTGAGCTTGCCAAAAACAACTCAGCGGCCAAAGATATGGTCAAGCGCGGCGCGGTAAAAGTCGATGGCGAAGTGGTCGATGCTGGTTTTAGCTTAACCTCAGGCCAAACCGTTGTTATTCAAGCGGGTAAAAAGGCTTATGCGAAAGTGACGGTGGCTTAGATATTTTTTAAAATGAATATGCGTAAGGCCGACAATTATAGTTGGCCTTATTTTTATC encodes:
- a CDS encoding anhydro-N-acetylmuramic acid kinase — encoded protein: MSKPVSTFNSDNKNFSEPKESTQDDLNYAALTDALEQTVFENFDDGLYIGMMSGTSLDGMDVVLCQFSSDSADSQQPMQLLASYSEDFSARLREVLLALCEPNGTNKLTLQFDEPAELNSELDWFGWASTQYSKFASKVVNRLLQQADVDTESILAIGCHGQTVRHRPQAGFSLQLIDANIIAERTGISVVNDFRRRDMAVGGQGAPLVPAFNQALFAKPESTRVLLNLGGIANITVLPVNDNPVIGYDTGPANLLLDAWAKQHIDKDYDAGGTWAQSGQVVEPLLNQLLEHPFFAQPYPKSTGREDFNLDWLQTELQKFDQASTAIRYSAADVQATLTELTAISACDQINSFIKDEDNSSVYVCGGGALNGYLMQRLQAHLPHCSVATTADLGLEPTWVEAVAFAWLARQTLMGETGNLPAVTGANKGVVLGQVCFA
- the tyrS gene encoding tyrosine--tRNA ligase; its protein translation is MTDHSYSIEEQLALIQRGTQEILSEDDLVKKLKLNRPLRIKAGFDPTAPDLHLGHTVLINKLKHFQDLGHEIYFLIGDYTAKIGDPSGKNSTRPPLTDEQIKVNAQTYAEQVFKILDKEKTKIVFNSEWFKDMSAADMIQLSSQLTVSRMLERDDFSKRYAAQTPIAIHEFLYPLVQGYDSIALEADVELGGTDQTFNILMGRTLQGRYGQEPQVCITVPILEGLDGVNKMSKSLNNYVGIYDAPGTMYQKILSMPDTLIRRYFEFLSFKPMEEIDDLMVEMEKGRNPQEIKRILAEELIERFHDSDAAANAHKSAGNVLADGELPVDLPEVTLDLDGQDALFITQILNQAELAKNNSAAKDMVKRGAVKVDGEVVDAGFSLTSGQTVVIQAGKKAYAKVTVA